The Rhodospirillaceae bacterium genome has a window encoding:
- a CDS encoding enoyl-CoA hydratase (Catalyzes the reversible hydration of unsaturated fatty acyl-CoA to beta-hydroxyacyl-CoA) encodes MSEYEFVNMEQDGPITLITINRPDVYNALHAPAHIEFDQVFDKFASDPKQWVAIITGAGDKAFSAGNDLKYQAAGGPRGRPANGFAGLTERFNLNKPIIAAVNGFAMGGGFEIALACDLIIASDNAIFALPEPRVGLAALAGGLHRLPRIIPQKQALGMILTGRRVTAAEGQQLGFVNEVTKPERLLDVARTWANQILECSPMSIRASKQSVYEGLRQPDLKNAMEEVYPAVQALYDSSDFVEGPKAFSEKRPPKWKAE; translated from the coding sequence ATGTCGGAATATGAGTTTGTTAACATGGAACAAGATGGGCCAATCACCCTAATTACTATCAATCGCCCTGATGTTTACAATGCACTACATGCACCCGCACATATAGAGTTTGATCAAGTGTTTGACAAATTCGCGTCAGATCCAAAACAATGGGTTGCGATTATTACTGGGGCCGGTGATAAGGCATTTAGCGCAGGAAATGACCTGAAATATCAGGCTGCCGGGGGCCCCCGTGGTCGTCCAGCCAACGGCTTCGCGGGTCTGACAGAACGATTCAATCTAAACAAACCAATTATCGCGGCCGTGAATGGCTTTGCAATGGGCGGCGGCTTTGAGATTGCCCTCGCCTGTGACCTCATTATAGCATCAGATAACGCTATTTTTGCACTGCCTGAACCCAGAGTTGGCCTAGCCGCACTCGCCGGAGGTTTACACCGGCTTCCGCGTATTATCCCTCAAAAACAAGCACTTGGGATGATTTTAACTGGCCGGAGGGTAACAGCTGCAGAGGGCCAACAACTTGGTTTTGTCAACGAAGTAACAAAACCGGAACGGCTTCTAGATGTCGCCCGAACTTGGGCCAACCAAATTCTCGAGTGCTCACCCATGTCAATTCGTGCGTCCAAACAAAGTGTGTATGAGGGGTTAAGACAGCCAGATTTAAAAAATGCAATGGAAGAAGTTTATCCTGCTGTTCAAGCCCTTTACGATAGCTCGGACTTCGTTGAAGGACCAAAGGCATTTTCGGAAAAACGCCCACCTAAATGGAAAGCTGAGTAA